In the Triticum aestivum cultivar Chinese Spring chromosome 2B, IWGSC CS RefSeq v2.1, whole genome shotgun sequence genome, CGACATTCTCCCGTGGCTCGGAATGCACCACATCTctacttcttcttggtcggcgaGCGCTTCGGTCAAAGGATGGTGGAACGATAACCTTCAGATTCGTCTCGGCTCGCCCAAAGCCCTTGCCTCATTGATGATGCTCATCTCATGGGAGATTTGGTCCGAGTGCAACGCGAGAGTCTTTCGCAACGTTGCAGTCCCTCCGGTGGTAATCATTAACAAGATCAAGCAAGAGGTGTCGCTTTGGGCTTTGTCAGGTGCCATGCACTTGGGTAttgtaatgccgcgagagtagtCTTTTACCTTTTGCCGCTTGCGGCTTTGTCTGAAaccttcttcttaattaatgaaatggcaaatcttttgcctcgtttcaaaaaaataaataaagcaacgttCTACTACTAACTAAAAAACCAGAAGTTAGTACATGTTGGTGTACTTGTTTGTTTCATTTTTATTTTGTTCTTGGGTATGAGGCGCAGGTGTCGGCTTGCCTTGCCTTGCCTTGCCTCACTGCTTCCGTTAACCTCACACGCTGATTGGGCACATGCCACATTATGGCTGCTACGCTCCCCACTTGAAATTGTTTGAGGAATTTAGACCATCTGCCTACGGGGAGCTGGTAACCACGCCGACAGCCTCCGGCGGAGATCTTGGCCTTACGTGTTTGACATGGCCTTTTGTTCAGGTGCGTCCATCACACACGCTCCTGCTTGCATATGCATCTCCTGGGTTTTGACTTGTGTGGCATGGCATGGCAGGATCGATCGACGCCCGGCTAGATCTCCTCCTGCAGCCGCAGGTTCATTCTTAATGCTCACTAGATCTCCTTCCCTGAAAAGGACCGACATGACTATCTCCTGAGGAAATTTCATCTCCTGAGAAGAGTGGACAACCTGTAGTACTACCGCTCCTTATCATGTGATCGGAAGTCCAGACAGCAGCAGCTGATTTTGTTCGGTTCAGAGAGTAGACTTTGTTTTTTAAAAGTCTACTTTTCTTCCAGGAGTTTGTGTTCCGAGTTCAGACTTGACTGGGATCGATGCTACTGTAGTACTGTACGGTGCCCTGCGTCTCCTGAATCGGGCAAAAGGGTGTGTACAGAAACAGAATACTGATTCGTTAGACAAGAACAAACAGTATCGTTTTACCCACTTGTCACTGAACTGAAAAGGACGCGCACATAGCTACAGCCTACAGAGAAAACTACTACGGACTTGTCAACTGCCCGACTGCCGACAACAGTAGGTGCCATTTCTTCACCTTCTGCTCCACCGGGAATTTACCAAAACAAGGATGAAAAGGCACAGGTTCACTTATTAGAACTCAGTTCTTTCAGCTGCAAAGTATCGATGTACACCTACTGAAAGTGAAAACCAACTTCAACTTGCGCCATCTCTTTTCGATGGAGGTTGTCACCATCTTTTTCTTTGCCATCTTTTAAACTCAGCCAATCCATCCATCCTTTAGGCAGTCGACGGTTGCCGGACGTAAAAAAGTCTTTGACATGGTCTCACCAGTCACTGTAACACAGTAACAAAAGGTCTTCTGCTTGAAGCGGCTGTCTGCCACTGCCATGGGATGGAGCGACGGCCAAGAACACGCAAACGATCGACCGGTTGGCCATCCGGTGTTTGTCAGAGGTCACAAGACAGTGTTAGTTTGGCAGTTTTGGATTAGCCCTCTGACTGAGGATACCCCATTTCTGGCTTGGCATGTCCGTGGATCACGATAGATCGCCGTCGCCATACTGGCGGTCGCCGTCGGTTTTATCAGAAGCTTGTCATGGATAGATCGACGCGATGATCCATGGACCATGAATCTGAGTATCTGGCCGTAGTATCACCTGGTAGGCTGTTACTGTTTGATGGAGACCTAAGAGGTAGGGAATATCCAGAGTAGCAATGAATAATCACCGGCGCCAGTTTTCATTTTCTGTAACATATACGACCGGTTCAAAAGAATTTGCATCATCTACAGTGCGCATCGTCGTTGCGTCAGACTCTTCTTTCCTAGTGACATGCTCACAAGGGGTCCATGGCTAGCGAGATCTCTTCCTCTATTAATACCGGCCGGGGCCCCGGCCCCATCGTGTTCGGTCGTGTACTTCTCTATCTATCCAATCTTTTTTCCTGTCTGTTTCAAGACCTCTGGGAGAGCAAAAATGAGCAGCTCGATGAGCATGGTGGAGGCAAGGCTGCCGCCGGGGTTCCGGTTCCACCCCAGGGACCACGAGCTCGTGCTGGACTACCTCTGCCACAAGCTCTCTGGCGGTGGTGGCCGCGCCGGCGGCGTGGACATGGTCGACGTCGACCTCAACAAGTGCGAGCCATGGGAGCTTCCAGGTACGATCTTTCGTCCCTTCCATCATGCACCCAGATCATGCAGCAGCAGAAGGGAAATATTCAGTTTTGAGGGATAAAAAAGAGGAAAAACATAATGATAATGGCTTCGCCCGGGTTTGAACCGGAGACCTTCAGTGTGTTAGACTGACGTGATAACCAACTACACCACGAAACCTTGCTGCTCTGTGCCTGATTAGATTTTATTAGTAGCAGTGATTATAGCAGCAACCATGAATCATTGCGTTCAGTTCAATAGTGCTGATTTTAATCGTCTCTTACCCATTGTTGCATGCACGCAGACGCGGCGTGCGTGGGCGGCAAGGAGTGGTACTTCTTCAGCCGGCACGACCGCAAGTACGCGACCGGGCAGCGCACCAACCGCGCCACACACACCGGCTACTGGAAGGCCACGGGCAAGGACCGCGTCATCaccggcgacggcgcggcggcggtcgTCGGGATGCGCAAGACGCTCGTCTTCTACCTGGGGAGAGCCCCCCGGGGAACCAAGACCGAGTGGGTCATGCACGAGTTCCGCGCCGAGGGCCGCCCGCCGGCCCGCCGTCAGCTCGCCGACCACCCCCACGGCTCGCCGCCGTTTCTCCTCGAGGTACGTGTCCCACTTCTGCACTTCATGCACGCCACACGTTCCGATGACTGTCGCGGATCGACGGCTCGCATGAGTTGCATGTTTGCGCAGCCATTCTATCTCGGATACCATTTGTTTTGCGTGACTAGGAACAGGACGGAGGAGCCTGTGGCTGTATGCATGAACTAGGAGTTTGCTTGCCAGCGCGTGCCATTATAAATTAGTTTTACAGTTAATTATGTACAGAGGAGTCAGACAGTAATAGTACTCGTTGATTATGTTTTTCAGTTATAACAAGAAATGGAATCCGGCTCCCCTTTGGGAGGGAGGCGTATAGAGAAAATGCACTCACTGATTGGGCTTAGCCTTTTAGTATTATTTCACTCCCGGCTGTTCGTGCAGAGGAAGGTAGCTTATTCATCTGTTGCATATAGTTGAACATTGCTATTTTTGACCGCCAGATAAAATATTTCTTTTGTATTCTGTCTAGCTGTACATACGATTCGGTACGTGCTGCGTCGATCCCGATAAGATAAACTACGTATACTTACGACGACTATACATGCCACTAGGCAATCATTGTTGGTGACCTAGTCTAGCTTATCGAAATGCAAACATGGTACACACATAGTACTATGACATATCACCAATGTCGTTCCAAGGTTTGGTGAAGGCAACGTCCAAGGTTGTTCGCTTGGCGCCGTCGCCATACATCAGCCCGGCATTAAACAAACATGATACTGCTTTGAAAAGGATCTGACCATCGCATTATCATTTTTGCATTCATCCAACTTTGACTTCTTTTTTTCGTCGAGGTGAAGCTCAAGTTGACAAAAAATATTTTGACATTGGCATCCCAAGTTGCCAATTCTTTCGTTAGCAGAACATGTGGCTATTGTGACTCCTTATGGTCACAAATGAATAGTGTGTTTCTTGGGAAAAAAATAGTATGCAGTATCTTATTTGAGAAAAAAAAAGtacgcatgtactccctccgtctcaaaatgtaATATCATTTTTACACTATATGTCAAAAATGATTTTATATTTTGGTACGGAGGGGTTATCTTATTCTCTTCTTTTAGATTCCGACATGCGATGTGCGCGAGCTTGAATCATCTAGTGTCCATAAAAAAATATAGTGTCCATCAAATTCACTTATCTAGATATAACATACTCCAAGTGTTAAAATGGAAAATATTGCAAAACGCAGGAGGACTGGGTGCTGTGCAGGGTGTTCTACAAAAGCACAACAGCTGCTCCAACACCGGCCTCCGACGAGTCATCAGGTTCCCAGAGCAGCGAGGTCGGCATGGCGCCGGCACTTCTGCCCATAGCACCCATCGACGCCGTTGGCCGCATGCCCATGGCTGCGATCACCGACAGCTTCCGTGGGCACCAGGAGTACTCCACCAGCCTCCTCATGGCCCCGCAGCACTGGCCGGTGGCGCCATTGCCGTTCAGGAGCTTCAGGGACCTGCTAGGCGACATGGTGGAAAGCAGCAGCGGTGACCCGAAGCCGGAGTGGAGCGTAGACGACGGCTATACGCGGCACAGCGGCATGCCGCAGGCTTGGAATCCGTTCTGACGAGTTGATGAGTTCTCGCAGGCTAGGTAGTATAGTAAGGGTAGTATACGCTGTGTTGTCCACTCGATCGTCATATGCTTGATTAGTGATCAATTTCTTCCCTTCTCTTCTGTAGCAGTGTGATTATGTACAGCATTTATCAGCCCTAGTGCAGTCATCAGCCACACATTTCAGGTTGGTTAAATGGGGTGTAAAATCACTGTATTTCAGATATCACCTATTGTTATAAAAAATGGGGTGTATATTACTTGAAACTAGTTCTTTGCATTACAATCGCCCAAGAGCctggtttttgttgttgttgtcacTATTTGTTTTCAGATTGCTTACCACATACACCATGTGGTGCCTAAGATCCGAGTCCGGCACGGGATAACACCATCGCAGAATGCCTCCCTCCCTACTACGAGCCAAGATAGGAGCATCTATATTTCAGTCGATTTTACAAATTTGTTTGTAGAAAACTGAACACATGTTCACCGTATTATAAACACTAGATGATTCCTCCCATAAAAATtgtcttacattgtgggacggagggcGTATGTTTTAAGAAGTTTCGATTGTATGAACATGAATATTTGGAGTAATATTCAGTCAAAATATATATTTGCAGTAATAATATGAGAACTTAAAATGCATATGATTTATTTTGTTTGATTACTATATATTTGCAATTTTCCCAAACATTGCATTTTTTGCATATTGAGGTGAGCTTTTACGATatacttgcatgttgagagaaataaatTAACGGGGCTAGCTACTACGATATAGAAGATTGTCCATCGCAATAAAATACAATTGATTTATTATAAACAAATAGGGTAATAGGGTGAAAATTATCATACATATTTGCATGTTGAGGTCGAGTTTTTcttatgcatggttgcatgttgaggtggccTTTTTTTCCATGCATATTGCATGCTAAGATGACATATTTGCAAATTGAGAAAAATAGATTAGTGGGCTTAGCTATTTAGATATAAGAAATGTGTTTATCTAATAACAAGAGTGTAATATTCCCTCACTTGGATGTGAATCAACTAATATAAAAAGGCCATATAGTCTAATATCCGTTGTGTTATAATAGTTTGTTCACGTAGTGCAAAAACAACTTTACTATTTGTTCTCAAAGTTCAATAAAAGAAAACATATCTTCAGGCTTCATCCACCCCCGCGCCTCCCTCCTTTGTGACAAGAGGGGACACCACTGCCACCACCCCCagttccccctcccctccccatctTCGCGCTGCCGCAAGCTGGAGGTGTCGTCGGCAAAGACGGGGTACGCTCTAGGTTAGGTGGCAGCAGGGCTCTTTGCATACACAATTGTCTCTTATTGGGTACGCTCTAAATCTGTTGTCTCGAGGTA is a window encoding:
- the LOC123042102 gene encoding NAC domain-containing protein 21/22; translated protein: MSSSMSMVEARLPPGFRFHPRDHELVLDYLCHKLSGGGGRAGGVDMVDVDLNKCEPWELPDAACVGGKEWYFFSRHDRKYATGQRTNRATHTGYWKATGKDRVITGDGAAAVVGMRKTLVFYLGRAPRGTKTEWVMHEFRAEGRPPARRQLADHPHGSPPFLLEEDWVLCRVFYKSTTAAPTPASDESSGSQSSEVGMAPALLPIAPIDAVGRMPMAAITDSFRGHQEYSTSLLMAPQHWPVAPLPFRSFRDLLGDMVESSSGDPKPEWSVDDGYTRHSGMPQAWNPF